In one window of Gossypium hirsutum isolate 1008001.06 chromosome A01, Gossypium_hirsutum_v2.1, whole genome shotgun sequence DNA:
- the LOC107917672 gene encoding uncharacterized protein has product MANLNFNALRDLHNSANDLLHSPIIKRALVHQGQEQWVHQVSESSLRMLDVCGISRDILLLVKEHVQDLQFTLRRVSTDEADIGTKIAVYNRYSKKLKKETLKCLQSLKGMRNKPIITCDIDDNLTVVVDVLREVSATAISVVESLLSLISIPWLERRSSKGYLAAKFMRSSWRRVYDVSDEMAVQSANKRLEAVEITIEDLEAEIECMFRRLIQTRVLLLNILTN; this is encoded by the coding sequence ATGGCAAACCTGAATTTCAATGCTCTCAGAGACTTGCATAACTCAGCTAACGACCTCCTGCACTCACCAATAATCAAGCGAGCGCTTGTTCACCAAGGTCAAGAACAATGGGTTCATCAAGTGTCCGAATCATCTCTAAGGATGTTGGATGTTTGTGGCATTTCCAGGGACATTCTTTTACTTGTCAAGGAACATGTACAAGACCTACAATTCACTTTGCGCCGTGTAAGCACCGATGAGGCTGATATTGGAACCAAAATAGCAGTTTACAACCGATActcaaagaaactaaagaaagaGACCCTCAAGTGCTTGCAATCATTGAAAGGGATGAGAAACAAGCCCATCATCACTTGTGACATTGACGACAACCTGACGGTGGTTGTGGATGTGCTAAGAGAAGTGAGTGCGACTGCCATATCTGTGGTGGAGTCGCTGCTTTCCCTCATTTCTATTCCTTGGTTGGAAAGAAGGTCAAGTAAAGGGTATTTGGCAGCCAAGTTCATGAGATCGAGTTGGCGGAGAGTTTATGATGTAAGCGATGAAATGGCAGTTCAAAGCGCGAATAAAAGATTGGAGGCAGTGGAAATAACGATTGAGGATCTTGAAGCTGAGATAGAGTGCATGTTTAGACGTTTGATTCAGACTAGAGTTCTACTTCTTAACATACTTACCAACTAA